A single genomic interval of Magnetospirillum sp. 15-1 harbors:
- a CDS encoding ABC transporter substrate-binding protein, whose translation MGSNAPLSRHLKVLLALGLGLASAPVWAAEPIRIGSVVSATGPASFLGDPEQKTLELLVDKINAAGGVLGRKLELIPYDDASDTAKANTMIRRLIQQDKVDVVIGASTTGSTMGMVPQAESAKMPMVSLAAASVIVEPVKPYVFKMPHSDRMAAQKVLEDMKKRGIANFALLSDTGGFGKSGHDETLKMAASMGIPVIEDLSYGDKDTDMTPQLTKAKQSGAKAIFVFGTGQAPAVIARNHAQLSLGIPLYMSHGQASMEFAKLTGKPAEGIRMPSPALLIAESLPATDPQRAVSVEYKREFEARYKIDVSTFGGYAFDALRMVVEAIKTAGGTDKEKVRAALEQTTGFIGVSGIYNMTAADHMGLGSQSFRMVEIRNGGFAEVQ comes from the coding sequence ATGGGAAGCAATGCTCCGCTGTCGCGTCATCTGAAAGTCCTTCTGGCTCTCGGCCTCGGGCTGGCCTCGGCGCCGGTTTGGGCCGCCGAGCCGATCCGCATCGGCTCGGTGGTCTCCGCCACCGGCCCCGCCAGTTTCCTCGGCGATCCCGAGCAGAAGACGCTGGAGCTCCTGGTCGACAAGATCAACGCGGCGGGCGGCGTCCTCGGCCGCAAGCTGGAGCTGATCCCCTATGACGACGCCAGCGACACCGCCAAGGCCAACACCATGATCCGGCGGCTGATCCAGCAGGACAAGGTGGACGTGGTGATCGGCGCCTCGACCACCGGCTCGACCATGGGCATGGTGCCCCAGGCCGAATCCGCGAAGATGCCCATGGTCTCGCTGGCGGCGGCCTCGGTGATCGTCGAGCCGGTCAAGCCCTATGTCTTCAAGATGCCCCACTCCGACCGCATGGCGGCGCAGAAGGTCCTGGAGGACATGAAGAAACGGGGCATCGCCAATTTCGCCCTGCTGTCCGACACCGGCGGCTTCGGCAAGTCGGGCCATGACGAGACCCTGAAGATGGCGGCCTCCATGGGTATTCCGGTCATCGAGGACCTGTCCTACGGCGACAAGGACACCGACATGACGCCGCAGTTGACCAAGGCCAAGCAGTCGGGCGCCAAGGCCATCTTCGTGTTCGGCACCGGCCAGGCCCCGGCGGTGATCGCCCGCAACCACGCCCAGCTCAGCCTGGGAATTCCGCTCTATATGTCCCACGGCCAGGCCTCCATGGAATTCGCCAAGCTGACCGGCAAGCCCGCCGAGGGCATCCGCATGCCGTCGCCGGCCCTCCTGATCGCCGAATCCCTGCCGGCCACCGACCCTCAGCGGGCGGTCAGCGTCGAGTACAAGCGGGAATTCGAGGCCCGCTACAAGATCGACGTCTCCACCTTCGGCGGCTATGCCTTCGACGCCCTGCGCATGGTGGTCGAGGCCATCAAGACGGCGGGCGGCACCGACAAGGAGAAGGTGCGCGCCGCCCTGGAGCAGACCACCGGCTTCATCGGGGTCAGCGGCATCTACAACATGACCGCCGCCGACCATATGGGCCTGGGCAGCCAGTCGTTCCGCATGGTGGAAATCCGCAACGGCGGCTTTGCCGAAGTCCAATAG